The DNA segment TAATTAAGATAGGGGCTGGCTTTCCAGGAATTTGGGCTGTGGTGATGACAATATCTTGTTGACGCATGACTTCTTCGAGTTTTTCTTGCTGACGCTTTTTATAATCAGCACTCATTTCTTTGGCATATCCACCGGTGCCTTCGCCACTTTCGAAGGATTCCACTTCAAGAAAAGTGGCGCCTAAACTTTCGACTTGTTCTTTGACCGCAGGTCGTACGTCAAACGCTGAAACAATGGCACCCAAGCGGCGGGCCGTTGCGATGGCTTGGAGCCCGGCCACACCTGCCCCTAAAATCAAGGCACGAGCAGGGGGGATCATGCCGGCAGCTGTCATCATCATGGGCATGGCGCGTCCAAATTCGGAAGCCGCATCAACAACAGCCTTATAACCGGCCAAGTTACTTTGTGAGGATAAAACATCCATACTTTGGGCACGGGAGATCCGGGGTATAAGCTCTAAAGCAAAAGCGGTGATGTTTCGCTTGGCGATTTCTTTGGAAAGGGACTCGTTCCCATGGGGCTTCAGCATGCCAACTAAAATGCACTCTTTTGGTAAAGCTGAGATCTCAGCCAGGGTAGGGGGACTGACACGAAGGACGATGTCTGCATCTTTATAAAGAGATTTGGTGTCTTTGGCTATGGTTGCACCAGCGGCTTCATAAGCTGAATCTATCATTCCAGCAGCCGTACCGGAGCCGTTCTCGATGAAGACCTCATGTCCCCAATCAACTAACTTTTTGGAGACTTCAGGCGTAATGGCCACACGACATTCAAAGTTGTTTGTTTCATTTGATGCAACAATTTTCATAAACTTCCTCATAATCCTTGAATTCTTTAAGCTGAACCTAACATACCTTATTGATCCTTGGCGAGAGGGTCATTATTACTTTTTTTCAATGGCTCCTTTGGCAAGCTTGAGACGACAAGCGCAAGCTTGCTCGCATATTTTTTCAAGTCGTTTCTTAGATCTTGAAATTGTTTTGACCGGACTTCTTGTGCCGAAATGAAGCTTTTCAAGACCTTACTATCTTCAATCATTTCAAAGCCTTGTTCCCCAGCCCTGCAGTCGCGTTTGGCCTCTACCCAAGGCGTCTTAACTTGATATGTTAAGGTCTTGGCTTGTTCGGCATCCATATTGGGAAAGGAGATCTTTTTGTGTTGCGTCATCGGCAACCCAATGAACGTGGTTCCTTCTTGGGTGGGAGATGTAT comes from the Alphaproteobacteria bacterium genome and includes:
- a CDS encoding Re/Si-specific NAD(P)(+) transhydrogenase subunit alpha; this encodes MKIVASNETNNFECRVAITPEVSKKLVDWGHEVFIENGSGTAAGMIDSAYEAAGATIAKDTKSLYKDADIVLRVSPPTLAEISALPKECILVGMLKPHGNESLSKEIAKRNITAFALELIPRISRAQSMDVLSSQSNLAGYKAVVDAASEFGRAMPMMMTAAGMIPPARALILGAGVAGLQAIATARRLGAIVSAFDVRPAVKEQVESLGATFLEVESFESGEGTGGYAKEMSADYKKRQQEKLEEVMRQQDIVITTAQIPGKPAPILITEKMVKEMKAGSVIVDLAIESGGNCEAAVLGKVVVKHGVKILGYPNFPSRIPNDASQVYARNVFNFLKLLLNKEGKKLAIDWNDEIITGAVFRPREERAEPAPKRVRKLAKEA